A genomic region of Candidatus Omnitrophota bacterium contains the following coding sequences:
- a CDS encoding glycosyltransferase: MTKKNIILLYISEISGHRSAAVAIEKSLKLLSHNADILNLNGFRYTNPISEKIVNRIYSAVIKNTPKIWDYMYDNPKVKKKLDKIKNSIHKMNSPKLKKLFAGFSPNAVVCTQAFPCGMVADYKKTYNSNLPLIAVLTDFVPHSYWIYDTVDYYIVPSEEVAEKLAKKGVPSHKIKPFGIPFNPDFNAAVDKEKIKHKLNLDPEVKTILIMGGGQGLGPIKTIVKSLERVKEPIQELIVTGTNRKLYHSLKKKIRKYKKKIQLFGYANNVNELMVASDIVITKPGGITTSEALAKRLPILILKPLPGQEMNNCTYLVQQKAGIRIDKPQKIHHIIDELIANPDKLDSLSQAAGRISKPEASLDIARFVLNLH, translated from the coding sequence ATGACCAAGAAAAATATCATCCTGTTGTACATCTCGGAAATATCCGGCCACCGCAGCGCGGCAGTGGCTATAGAAAAATCACTCAAGTTGCTATCGCATAACGCCGATATATTAAACCTTAACGGCTTCCGCTACACCAATCCCATATCCGAGAAGATCGTCAACCGCATATATTCAGCGGTGATCAAAAACACCCCCAAGATCTGGGATTATATGTACGATAACCCAAAGGTAAAGAAAAAACTCGATAAGATCAAAAATTCCATCCACAAGATGAACTCCCCGAAATTAAAGAAACTGTTCGCCGGATTCTCCCCGAACGCAGTGGTCTGCACCCAGGCATTCCCCTGCGGGATGGTCGCCGACTACAAAAAAACATACAACTCCAACCTGCCGCTGATCGCTGTGCTTACTGATTTTGTCCCGCATTCATATTGGATCTACGATACTGTCGATTATTACATCGTCCCTTCAGAAGAGGTGGCGGAAAAACTGGCCAAAAAAGGCGTGCCCAGCCACAAGATAAAGCCGTTCGGCATACCGTTCAATCCGGACTTTAACGCCGCGGTCGACAAAGAAAAGATAAAACATAAGCTTAACCTGGATCCTGAGGTAAAAACCATACTGATAATGGGCGGCGGACAGGGGCTGGGGCCGATCAAAACCATAGTAAAATCCCTGGAACGGGTAAAAGAACCGATACAGGAATTGATCGTTACCGGCACAAACAGGAAACTATATCATTCGCTTAAAAAGAAAATACGCAAATATAAGAAAAAGATACAGCTTTTCGGATACGCCAATAACGTAAACGAATTAATGGTGGCTTCGGATATCGTGATAACCAAACCCGGAGGAATAACCACCTCTGAGGCGCTGGCCAAAAGGCTGCCGATACTGATATTAAAACCCCTGCCCGGACAGGAAATGAACAACTGCACATACCTGGTCCAGCAAAAAGCCGGGATCAGGATCGACAAACCCCAAAAGATACATCATATTATCGACGAGCTGATCGCGAATCCGGATAAATTAGACAGCCTTTCACAGGCCGCCGGCCGCATCTCAAAACCAGAGGCGAGCCTTGACATAGCCAGGTTCGTGCTTAACCTTCATTAA
- a CDS encoding lysophospholipid acyltransferase family protein, whose protein sequence is MTSYLLYKLGELITLAVPLRIGYKIAAFFSDLHYFFAKVDRAEVTANLKTIFPDKTDKEIGRIRRMIFRNFAKYLVDFFRYPLVNKAYIDKNVRVANQHYFDEALARGKGVIVLTAHIGNWELGGVTIGLLGYPFWVVALAHKNKKVDEFFNKRRESMGMKVIPFAKAARQCFKVIKDNQMVALVGDKDYTKDGGVIVDFFGKPTSLPQGPAAFSLMTGAVILPGFMLREPDDSFTLYMEKPLEPDPSKDYKNENDLKEMVNRYKTILEDYIKKYPDQWYMFREFRVKNNKK, encoded by the coding sequence ATGACCAGTTATTTGCTTTATAAACTCGGCGAATTAATTACCTTAGCGGTCCCTTTAAGGATCGGTTATAAGATCGCGGCGTTCTTCTCAGACCTGCATTACTTTTTTGCCAAGGTTGACCGGGCCGAGGTAACCGCCAACTTAAAGACCATATTCCCGGATAAAACCGACAAGGAAATCGGAAGGATCAGGAGAATGATCTTCCGTAATTTCGCCAAATACCTGGTTGATTTTTTCCGTTATCCTTTGGTAAACAAGGCATATATCGATAAAAACGTCAGGGTAGCCAACCAGCATTATTTTGACGAGGCGTTAGCCAGAGGCAAAGGCGTGATAGTCCTCACCGCCCATATCGGCAACTGGGAATTGGGAGGGGTGACCATAGGGCTTTTAGGCTATCCTTTCTGGGTGGTGGCCCTGGCGCATAAAAATAAAAAGGTCGATGAATTCTTTAACAAACGCAGGGAAAGCATGGGGATGAAGGTTATCCCATTCGCCAAAGCCGCGCGTCAGTGCTTTAAAGTCATAAAAGATAACCAGATGGTGGCCCTGGTCGGGGACAAAGATTACACTAAAGATGGCGGGGTAATCGTGGATTTCTTCGGGAAACCCACATCGCTTCCCCAGGGACCGGCGGCGTTCTCACTGATGACCGGCGCGGTCATCCTGCCCGGATTTATGCTCAGGGAACCGGACGACAGTTTCACCCTGTACATGGAAAAGCCGCTAGAGCCTGACCCGTCCAAAGATTACAAAAATGAAAATGACCTTAAAGAAATGGTCAACCGGTACAAGACGATCCTGGAAGACTATATAAAAAAATACCCGGACCAATGGTATATGTTCCGCGAATTCCGGGTAAAGAACAACAAGAAATGA
- a CDS encoding glycosyltransferase family 2 protein, which yields MRTCVLIPTHNEAKNIAALVENIRGQKMDILVIDDGSSDNTAGLAEDNGAEVIKNPRNLGKGASLIKGFEHILTAGFDACITMDGDGQHRPEEISSFIQEAANSDAGIIIGNRMAKSANMPLIRVFTNKFMSWLISKIARQDICDSQCGFRLIRKEVLKKIKLHSAKFEIESEIIIEASRNGFKIASVPITSVYINETSHINPVTDTLRFLRFLYKRVSGRRSNRTRNND from the coding sequence ATGAGAACCTGCGTACTGATCCCCACTCATAACGAAGCCAAGAATATCGCCGCTCTGGTCGAGAATATCCGGGGGCAAAAAATGGATATCCTGGTCATCGACGACGGCTCATCCGATAATACCGCGGGTCTTGCCGAGGACAACGGAGCGGAAGTCATAAAAAACCCGCGTAACCTCGGTAAAGGAGCATCGTTGATCAAAGGCTTCGAACATATCCTAACTGCCGGCTTTGACGCGTGCATTACCATGGACGGCGACGGACAGCACCGGCCGGAAGAAATATCGAGCTTCATTCAGGAAGCCGCAAACTCCGATGCCGGGATAATAATCGGCAACCGTATGGCTAAAAGCGCTAATATGCCCCTTATCCGGGTGTTCACCAATAAATTCATGTCCTGGCTTATTTCCAAGATCGCCCGCCAGGACATATGCGACAGCCAATGTGGATTCAGATTGATCCGAAAAGAAGTCCTGAAAAAGATAAAACTGCACAGTGCCAAATTTGAGATCGAATCCGAAATAATAATCGAAGCCAGCCGTAACGGATTTAAGATCGCGTCGGTCCCGATCACCTCGGTCTACATTAACGAAACCAGCCATATAAACCCGGTTACCGATACACTGCGCTTCCTGCGTTTCCTTTATAAACGGGTATCTGGGCGGCGCTCAAACCGGACGCGAAACAATGATTAG
- a CDS encoding small multi-drug export protein, which translates to MISAILEGLKNTPRDLIVMLVAALPIAELRGAIPLAWSMGMSMQKAFWLSVIGNALPVIPILFLLKPVSAKLSRLKVFKRFFDWLFERTMKKANTVQKWETLGLAILVAIPLPMTGAWTGAIAASLLKMRLRYALIGCILGILGAGVIVTILCALGIMSWKAVTQ; encoded by the coding sequence ATGATTAGCGCCATATTGGAAGGCCTTAAAAACACCCCCCGCGACTTGATCGTGATGCTCGTCGCCGCGCTCCCCATAGCGGAATTACGCGGCGCGATACCGTTGGCATGGTCAATGGGGATGTCAATGCAAAAAGCCTTCTGGCTTTCTGTTATCGGCAACGCTCTTCCGGTAATCCCGATCCTGTTCCTGCTAAAACCGGTTTCCGCCAAGTTAAGCAGGCTGAAGGTATTCAAACGTTTTTTTGACTGGCTTTTTGAACGCACTATGAAAAAAGCTAATACTGTCCAAAAATGGGAAACATTGGGGCTTGCTATATTGGTAGCCATACCTTTACCAATGACCGGCGCCTGGACAGGGGCCATAGCCGCGTCATTGCTTAAAATGAGACTGCGTTACGCGCTCATCGGCTGCATCCTGGGGATACTCGGGGCAGGGGTGATCGTAACCATTCTCTGCGCTCTGGGTATAATGAGCTGGAAGGCGGTAACACAATGA
- a CDS encoding cob(I)yrinic acid a,c-diamide adenosyltransferase, which produces MIQVYTGNGKGKTTAAIGLAVRACGAGLKVYIAQFIKGKNYSEIKALRKFRPNLTIEQFGRGTFIKIPGPVDRDLAVKGLKKVKQILSENRFDLIILDEINNALEIKLLELPSVLKLLGMAPKETEIVLTGRNAHPDIIAKADLVSEINEVKHYFKDGVKARRGIEF; this is translated from the coding sequence ATGATACAAGTCTATACGGGAAACGGCAAAGGTAAAACCACCGCGGCGATAGGCCTGGCAGTAAGAGCCTGCGGCGCCGGGTTAAAGGTATATATCGCCCAATTCATCAAAGGCAAGAATTACAGCGAGATCAAGGCGTTAAGGAAGTTCCGGCCTAACCTGACCATCGAGCAATTCGGCAGGGGAACCTTTATAAAAATCCCGGGGCCGGTTGACCGCGATCTGGCGGTAAAAGGCCTAAAGAAAGTAAAACAGATATTATCCGAGAACAGGTTCGACCTGATCATCCTGGATGAGATCAATAACGCGCTGGAGATCAAGCTGTTGGAACTGCCCAGCGTCCTAAAATTGCTGGGGATGGCGCCTAAAGAGACCGAAATAGTCCTTACCGGCAGGAACGCGCACCCGGATATAATCGCGAAAGCCGACCTGGTCAGCGAGATAAACGAGGTAAAGCATTATTTTAAGGACGGCGTTAAAGC